A genomic stretch from Mycobacterium cookii includes:
- a CDS encoding glycine betaine ABC transporter substrate-binding protein, with product MIAGRLFVTALTAALVMSGCGRGGQTSHRSTDLVVGSRAGIESALLADVYTGALRSYGFPAHSEQAPDPLTKLDAGAFGVVPSLTGRVLQAFQPGANARSDAQVYKAMIGALPEGIAAGDYTTAAEDKPALAVTDATSKSWGGNDLGALPRHCDGLVVGAIAAAPTPSAIGSCRLPAARQFDNEATLFAAVKSGEVTAAWTTTADPNVPADLVVLTDGKPALVQAENVVPLYRRNALTDRQLLAVNEVAGVLDTAALVDMRRQVTAGADPQAVADAWLNEHPLGR from the coding sequence GTGATCGCCGGCCGGCTATTCGTGACGGCGCTGACTGCGGCGCTGGTGATGTCGGGTTGTGGCCGCGGCGGCCAAACCTCCCATCGCTCAACCGATTTGGTGGTCGGATCACGGGCCGGGATCGAGTCGGCGTTGCTGGCCGACGTCTATACCGGGGCATTGCGCTCCTACGGTTTTCCGGCGCACAGCGAGCAAGCGCCCGACCCGCTGACCAAGCTGGATGCCGGGGCATTCGGCGTCGTGCCCAGCCTCACCGGCCGGGTGCTGCAGGCCTTTCAGCCCGGCGCCAACGCTCGTTCCGATGCGCAGGTATACAAGGCGATGATCGGTGCGCTGCCGGAGGGTATCGCCGCCGGTGACTACACGACCGCGGCCGAGGACAAGCCCGCGCTGGCGGTCACCGATGCGACGTCGAAGAGTTGGGGCGGCAACGACTTGGGAGCGCTGCCGCGGCACTGCGACGGCCTGGTGGTCGGTGCGATCGCCGCCGCCCCGACCCCGTCGGCGATCGGCAGCTGCCGCTTACCCGCTGCTCGCCAATTCGACAACGAAGCAACGCTTTTCGCTGCGGTCAAGTCGGGGGAGGTGACGGCGGCGTGGACCACCACGGCCGACCCGAATGTTCCCGCCGACCTCGTGGTGCTGACCGACGGCAAGCCGGCGTTGGTGCAGGCCGAGAACGTGGTGCCGCTGTACCGCCGTAACGCGTTGACCGATCGGCAGCTGTTGGCCGTCAACGAGGTGGCCGGCGTATTGGACACCGCGGCGCTGGTCGACATGCGTCGCCAGGTCACTGCCGGTGCGGACCCGCAAGCGGTGGCCGACGCCTGGCTCAACGAGCACCCGCTCGGCCGCTGA
- a CDS encoding NAD(P)-dependent malic enzyme: MSELIESIQIDTEQSAITDAEIFDAHSGGKLSIGLTTALDTQRSLSIAYTPGVAQVSRAIAGDHTLAARYTWSGRLVAVVSDGSAVLGLGDIGPAASLPVMEGKCGLFKEFAGLDAIPIVLDTKDPDEIVETLVRLRPTFGALNLEDIAAPRCFEIERRLVEALDCPVMHDDQHGTAIVVLAALMGAARVLDRDMTALRVVVSGAGAAGVACANLLQAKGISDITVLDSQGILHRDRAGMNDVKAELASRTNPLDRTGGMVEALDGADVFLGVSGGVVPEELIATMAPRSIVFALSNPDPEVHPDVAARHAAIVATGRSDFPNQINNVLAFPGLFRGALDAGARRITGEMKVAAAEAILSVAADSLTVDQIVPSPLDPRVAPAVAAAVAAVADSAE, translated from the coding sequence GTGTCTGAATTGATTGAATCGATACAGATCGATACCGAGCAGAGCGCCATCACCGACGCGGAGATCTTCGACGCGCATTCGGGGGGCAAGCTGTCGATAGGGCTGACCACCGCGCTGGACACCCAGCGCTCGCTGTCCATCGCCTACACCCCGGGGGTAGCACAGGTCAGCCGCGCGATCGCCGGCGACCACACGCTGGCCGCGCGCTACACGTGGTCGGGTCGACTGGTGGCCGTCGTCAGTGACGGCAGCGCGGTCCTCGGCTTGGGCGACATCGGGCCCGCGGCGTCGCTGCCGGTGATGGAAGGCAAGTGCGGGCTCTTCAAAGAGTTCGCCGGTCTGGACGCCATCCCGATCGTATTGGACACCAAGGACCCCGACGAGATCGTCGAAACCCTGGTGCGGCTGCGCCCGACGTTCGGCGCGCTCAACCTCGAGGACATCGCCGCGCCGCGCTGCTTCGAGATCGAACGCCGGCTCGTCGAGGCGCTCGACTGCCCGGTGATGCACGACGACCAGCACGGCACCGCGATCGTGGTGCTGGCCGCGCTGATGGGCGCCGCAAGAGTGCTCGACCGGGACATGACCGCGCTGCGGGTCGTGGTGTCCGGCGCCGGTGCGGCCGGAGTCGCATGCGCCAATCTGCTTCAGGCCAAAGGCATTTCCGACATCACCGTGCTGGACTCGCAGGGCATTCTGCACCGTGACCGGGCCGGCATGAACGACGTCAAGGCTGAGCTCGCCTCCCGGACCAACCCGCTGGACCGCACCGGCGGCATGGTCGAGGCGCTCGACGGCGCCGACGTCTTCCTCGGGGTCTCCGGCGGGGTGGTTCCCGAGGAGTTGATCGCAACCATGGCGCCGAGAAGCATCGTGTTCGCGCTGTCCAACCCCGATCCCGAGGTCCACCCCGACGTCGCGGCCAGGCACGCCGCGATCGTCGCCACCGGGCGCAGCGATTTCCCCAACCAGATCAACAACGTGCTGGCCTTCCCGGGTCTATTCCGCGGCGCGCTGGACGCCGGTGCCCGCCGGATCACCGGAGAGATGAAAGTGGCTGCGGCCGAAGCGATTCTGTCGGTGGCCGCCGACAGCCTGACGGTCGATCAGATCGTCCCGAGTCCGCTCGACCCGCGGGTCGCCCCCGCGGTTGCCGCGGCTGTGGCGGCCGTCGCAGACAGCGCGGAGTGA
- a CDS encoding 13E12 repeat family protein, which yields MRSSTCEEIADAFEVLKGGMKRAVDLRCDALTTPERLALLEACEWIRRCLPAVEHPLINQLAAQADATELGGRLAPALANRLRISRADASRRIHEAADLGERTALNGEPLAPVLPATAEAQRNGELGSGHVAVIRGFFHRLPDFVDVETRQKAEAQLARLSLEHRPDELAKLADKLTDCLNPDGDFSDVDRAKRRGITIGKQDLDGMSPINGYLTPEARATIDAVFAKLAAPGMCNSADDEPCISGTPSEAAIQGDARSAGQRNHDALVALARAALSSGDLGRHNGLPASIIVTTTLKELEAGAGKALTGGGTLLPMSDVIRLASHAHHYLAIFDNGKALALYHTKRLASPAQRIVLHAKDRGCSFPNCDVPGYLCEVHHCNPYALHPVTDVNELTFACCPNHKLAEQGWTTRKNSRGETEWIPPPHLDRGQPRVNTFHYPEKLLLSEEDDDEAERI from the coding sequence ATGCGTTCGAGTACCTGCGAGGAGATCGCCGACGCTTTCGAAGTGCTCAAGGGCGGCATGAAGCGCGCTGTGGATCTGCGCTGCGATGCGCTGACGACCCCTGAGCGGCTGGCCTTGCTGGAAGCTTGCGAATGGATTCGGCGCTGCCTCCCCGCGGTTGAGCACCCGTTGATCAATCAGCTCGCCGCCCAGGCTGACGCCACGGAGCTGGGTGGCAGGTTGGCCCCGGCGTTAGCCAACCGGCTGCGGATCAGCCGCGCCGACGCGTCGCGACGAATTCATGAAGCCGCAGATCTGGGCGAACGCACTGCTTTGAACGGCGAGCCGTTGGCGCCGGTGTTGCCGGCCACCGCGGAGGCCCAGCGCAACGGCGAGCTCGGCTCTGGCCATGTCGCGGTGATCCGCGGGTTCTTCCATCGGCTGCCGGACTTTGTGGACGTCGAGACCCGGCAGAAGGCCGAGGCGCAGCTGGCCCGCCTGAGCCTTGAGCATCGCCCCGATGAGTTGGCCAAGCTCGCGGACAAGCTCACCGACTGCCTCAACCCCGACGGCGACTTCAGCGACGTCGACCGGGCTAAGCGCCGCGGCATCACCATCGGTAAACAAGACCTCGACGGGATGAGCCCGATCAACGGATACCTCACCCCCGAAGCACGGGCCACCATCGACGCGGTCTTCGCGAAACTAGCCGCACCGGGCATGTGCAACTCCGCCGACGACGAACCGTGCATCAGCGGCACACCCTCCGAGGCTGCCATTCAGGGCGACGCTCGCAGCGCGGGACAGCGCAACCACGACGCGCTTGTCGCATTGGCGCGCGCGGCCCTGTCCTCCGGAGATCTCGGTCGGCACAACGGGTTGCCCGCCAGCATCATCGTCACCACGACGCTCAAGGAACTGGAGGCCGGCGCCGGGAAAGCGTTGACCGGTGGCGGGACGTTGTTGCCGATGTCCGATGTGATCCGGTTGGCTTCGCACGCGCATCATTACCTGGCCATCTTCGACAACGGCAAGGCACTCGCGTTGTATCACACCAAACGACTGGCCTCGCCAGCACAGCGAATTGTATTGCACGCCAAGGACCGTGGATGTTCGTTTCCCAACTGCGACGTCCCTGGATATCTCTGCGAAGTGCACCACTGCAACCCCTACGCCCTGCACCCGGTCACCGACGTCAACGAGCTGACTTTTGCTTGCTGCCCCAATCACAAACTCGCCGAACAAGGCTGGACGACACGCAAAAACAGCAGAGGCGAGACCGAATGGATACCACCCCCGCACCTGGACCGCGGCCAGCCTCGCGTCAACACCTTCCATTACCCGGAAAAGCTGCTGCTCTCCGAAGAGGATGACGACGAGGCCGAGCGAATTTAA
- a CDS encoding malate dehydrogenase has translation MSTSPLKIAVTGAAGQIGYSLLFRLASGSLLGPDRPIELRLLEIEPALKALEGVVMELDDGAFPLLSGVQIGADPNKIFDGVNLALLVGARPRGPGMERGDLLEANGAIFTAQGKALNSVAADDVRIGVTGNPANTNALIAQNNAPDIPKERFSALTRLDHNRAISQLAKKTGAKVTDIKKVTIWGNHSATQYPDIFHAEINGKNAAEVVGDEKWIADDFIPTVAKRGAAIIDARGSSSAASAASATIDAARDWLLGTPKGDWVSMAVFSDGSYGVPEGLISSFPVTTKDGNWSIVQGLEINDFSRGRIDKSTAELADERSAVSDLGLI, from the coding sequence GTGAGCACATCACCACTGAAGATCGCCGTGACCGGCGCCGCCGGCCAGATCGGCTACAGCCTGCTGTTTCGCTTGGCCAGTGGCTCGTTGCTGGGCCCGGACCGTCCGATCGAGCTGCGGCTGCTCGAGATCGAGCCCGCTCTCAAGGCGCTCGAGGGCGTGGTGATGGAGCTTGACGACGGCGCCTTCCCGCTGCTGTCCGGCGTGCAAATCGGCGCCGACCCGAACAAGATCTTCGACGGCGTCAACCTGGCGCTGCTCGTCGGCGCCCGGCCGCGTGGCCCGGGCATGGAGCGCGGCGACCTGCTCGAGGCCAACGGCGCGATCTTCACCGCGCAGGGCAAGGCGCTCAACTCCGTCGCCGCCGACGACGTCCGTATCGGCGTGACCGGTAACCCGGCCAACACCAACGCGCTGATCGCGCAGAACAACGCGCCCGACATCCCCAAGGAGCGGTTTTCCGCGCTGACCCGCCTGGACCACAACCGGGCCATCTCGCAGCTGGCCAAGAAGACCGGCGCCAAGGTGACCGACATCAAGAAGGTCACTATCTGGGGCAACCACTCGGCCACCCAATACCCCGACATCTTCCACGCCGAGATCAACGGCAAGAACGCCGCCGAGGTCGTGGGCGACGAGAAGTGGATCGCGGACGACTTCATTCCGACCGTGGCCAAGCGCGGCGCGGCGATCATCGACGCGCGTGGCAGCTCGTCGGCCGCCTCCGCGGCGTCGGCGACTATCGACGCGGCCCGCGACTGGCTGCTGGGCACCCCGAAGGGCGACTGGGTGTCGATGGCGGTGTTCTCCGACGGCTCCTACGGCGTTCCCGAGGGCCTGATCTCGTCGTTCCCGGTGACCACCAAGGACGGCAATTGGAGCATCGTGCAGGGCCTGGAGATCAACGACTTCTCCCGTGGGCGGATCGACAAGTCGACCGCCGAGCTCGCCGACGAGCGCAGCGCGGTCTCCGACCTGGGCCTGATCTGA
- the corA gene encoding magnesium/cobalt transporter CorA, with amino-acid sequence MPTFRELRDIPETLRPLARPQRDEPPHPQPQPDHPTADQAVVDCGIYVDGERLPGTFSYAEARAKVTELQLGGQEAFAWIGLHAPTEYQMQEVGEAFGMHELAVEDAVCAHQRPKLERYDESLFLVLKTLNYVPHESTLLAREIVETGEIMVFVNRDFVVTIRHGEHGRLSDVRKRMDSDPEHVRLGPFAVMHAIADAVVDHYLEVTQSMEGDIDAIEEEAFAPDHRTRIEPIYQMKREVVELRRSVNPLSVPFARLQTEHKDLISKEVRRYLRDVGDHHTHAADQIASYDENLSSLVQAALARVEMQQNTDMRKMSAWAALLAIPTMVAGIYGMNFEYMPGLKWHWGYPTTILGTAAICLMLYRNFRRNGWL; translated from the coding sequence ATGCCTACGTTTCGCGAGCTACGCGACATACCCGAAACGCTGCGTCCTCTGGCACGGCCCCAGCGGGATGAGCCTCCCCATCCGCAGCCGCAGCCGGACCACCCGACTGCCGATCAGGCCGTCGTCGATTGCGGGATCTACGTCGACGGCGAGCGACTTCCCGGCACCTTCAGCTACGCAGAAGCCCGGGCCAAAGTGACCGAACTGCAGCTGGGCGGTCAGGAGGCGTTCGCCTGGATCGGCCTGCACGCTCCCACCGAGTATCAGATGCAGGAAGTCGGCGAAGCGTTCGGCATGCACGAACTGGCCGTCGAGGACGCGGTCTGCGCGCATCAGCGGCCCAAGCTGGAGCGCTACGACGAGTCGCTGTTCCTCGTGCTCAAGACGCTGAATTACGTGCCGCACGAGTCGACGCTGCTAGCCCGCGAGATCGTCGAGACCGGCGAGATCATGGTCTTCGTCAATCGCGACTTCGTGGTCACGATCCGGCACGGCGAACACGGTCGGCTCTCCGACGTGCGCAAGCGCATGGACTCCGACCCTGAGCACGTGCGGCTGGGCCCGTTCGCGGTGATGCACGCCATCGCCGACGCGGTTGTCGACCACTATCTCGAGGTCACCCAGTCGATGGAAGGCGACATCGACGCGATCGAGGAAGAGGCGTTCGCGCCGGACCACCGCACCCGGATCGAGCCGATCTATCAGATGAAGCGCGAGGTCGTCGAGCTGCGCAGGTCGGTCAACCCGCTGTCGGTGCCTTTCGCCCGGCTGCAGACCGAGCACAAGGACCTGATCTCCAAAGAGGTCCGGCGCTATCTTCGCGACGTCGGCGACCACCACACCCACGCCGCCGACCAGATCGCCAGCTACGACGAGAACCTCAGCTCGCTGGTGCAGGCTGCGCTGGCCCGGGTGGAAATGCAGCAGAACACCGACATGCGCAAGATGTCCGCCTGGGCGGCCCTGCTGGCGATACCCACGATGGTCGCCGGCATCTACGGGATGAACTTCGAGTACATGCCCGGCCTCAAATGGCACTGGGGCTACCCGACGACCATCTTGGGCACGGCGGCGATCTGCCTGATGCTGTATCGCAACTTCCGGCGCAACGGCTGGCTGTAG
- a CDS encoding suppressor of fused domain protein, which produces MSSPLDRVRQHLDAHFEGAEPDVASVTFLGAEPLDVLRYRTGDVVHYVSLGCSRHPMVDPAAVVADPHRGPRAEVVLRLRDPGHMTGLARSLAVVAAAPTVEGVVLAPDALVDLGTPLWERPSGRAPFTAVLLGDSDIDDLPLEPPSDPVRFLSATPITATEAAWVRLKGADAMRDAWQSDGVDVLDPNRPAAQPN; this is translated from the coding sequence GTGAGCTCCCCGCTGGACCGGGTTCGTCAGCATCTGGACGCTCACTTCGAAGGGGCCGAACCCGACGTCGCCAGCGTGACGTTCCTGGGCGCCGAGCCGCTCGACGTGCTGCGCTACCGAACCGGCGACGTCGTGCACTATGTCTCGTTGGGCTGCTCGCGGCATCCGATGGTCGACCCGGCCGCGGTGGTCGCCGACCCGCATCGCGGCCCGCGGGCCGAAGTGGTTCTGCGGCTGCGTGATCCGGGACATATGACCGGGCTGGCCCGCAGCCTGGCCGTCGTCGCGGCGGCGCCGACGGTCGAGGGCGTGGTGTTGGCGCCCGACGCGCTGGTCGATCTGGGCACGCCGCTGTGGGAGCGGCCATCGGGCCGCGCGCCGTTCACCGCGGTGCTGCTGGGCGACAGCGACATCGACGATCTTCCGCTGGAGCCGCCGAGCGACCCGGTGCGCTTCTTGTCGGCCACGCCGATCACCGCGACCGAGGCCGCCTGGGTCCGGCTCAAGGGCGCCGACGCGATGCGCGACGCGTGGCAAAGCGACGGGGTCGACGTGCTGGACCCCAATCGCCCTGCCGCACAGCCCAACTGA